From Virgibacillus natechei, the proteins below share one genomic window:
- the rimM gene encoding ribosome maturation factor RimM (Essential for efficient processing of 16S rRNA), whose amino-acid sequence MNEKMFNIGKIINTHGVRGEVKVLRISDFEERFAVGETVYAVKESEEEIELVIGSHRIHKGFDLLIFEGYDNINDVEHLKGSQLKITEGQLTALDEGEFYYHEIIGCEVFTNNEEHLGIIKEILSPGANDIWVVKQAQGNDLLIPYIEDVVKEIDIEAQRILIEPMEGLLD is encoded by the coding sequence ATGAATGAAAAAATGTTTAATATAGGAAAAATTATAAATACACATGGAGTACGTGGTGAAGTAAAAGTGCTGAGAATTAGTGATTTTGAGGAGCGCTTTGCAGTAGGAGAAACCGTATATGCAGTAAAAGAATCCGAAGAAGAGATTGAGTTAGTGATTGGTTCCCATCGTATCCATAAAGGTTTTGACTTACTTATATTTGAAGGATACGATAATATTAATGATGTTGAACATTTGAAAGGGTCGCAATTAAAAATAACGGAAGGTCAGCTTACGGCATTAGATGAGGGCGAATTTTACTACCATGAAATAATTGGTTGTGAAGTATTTACAAATAATGAAGAACATCTAGGTATTATAAAGGAAATTCTATCGCCTGGTGCTAATGATATATGGGTGGTAAAACAAGCACAAGGCAATGATCTACTAATCCCTTATATAGAAGATGTTGTTAAGGAAATAGATATAGAAGCGCAGCGGATTTTAATTGAACCAATGGAAGGACTGTTAGATTAA
- the ffh gene encoding signal recognition particle protein → MAFEGLADRLQGTIKKITGKGKVSEQDVKEMAREVRLALLEADVNFKVVKDLINRIKERAVGQEVMESLTPGQQVIKVVREELTTLMGGEQSKIAVADRAPTVIMMVGLQGAGKTTTTGKLANHLRKKHNRSPLLVAADIYRPAAINQLETLGEQLDMPVFSMGNDVNPVDIAKKAIEQAKAEHNDYVIIDTAGRLHIDNELMDELQQIKSSVKPDETFLVVDSMTGQDAINVADSFNEQLDVSGVVLTKLDGDTRGGAALSIKAVTDKPIKFAGVGEKTDDFEAFHPERMASRILGMGDVLSLIEKAETNVDEKQAKELETKMRNASFTFDDFLEQMGQVKNMGPLDDLMAMIPGAGKMKGLKNAQLDEKQLVHVEAIIQSMTKKERQEPSIMNASRKKRIAKGSGTSVSQVNRLLKQFEEMKKMMKQMTGTQKGKKGKGMNLPFM, encoded by the coding sequence ATGGCATTTGAAGGACTGGCCGACCGCCTGCAAGGTACAATAAAAAAAATTACTGGCAAAGGCAAGGTGAGTGAGCAGGACGTAAAAGAAATGGCGCGTGAAGTTCGCCTTGCCCTTCTCGAAGCCGATGTTAATTTTAAAGTAGTAAAAGATTTAATTAATCGAATTAAAGAACGTGCTGTTGGACAGGAAGTAATGGAAAGTCTAACACCAGGTCAACAGGTAATTAAGGTAGTTAGAGAAGAGCTAACCACGCTAATGGGTGGTGAACAAAGCAAAATTGCTGTAGCCGATAGAGCACCAACCGTAATTATGATGGTTGGACTGCAAGGTGCAGGTAAAACGACAACGACAGGAAAACTGGCTAATCACCTACGTAAAAAGCATAATCGTTCACCATTACTTGTAGCAGCTGATATTTACCGGCCAGCAGCGATTAATCAGTTGGAAACACTTGGAGAGCAACTGGATATGCCTGTATTTTCAATGGGAAATGATGTTAACCCAGTTGATATTGCTAAAAAGGCGATCGAGCAAGCTAAAGCAGAACATAATGACTATGTAATCATTGATACTGCGGGTCGTTTGCATATTGATAATGAACTGATGGATGAATTACAACAAATTAAATCAAGTGTAAAGCCGGATGAGACATTTTTAGTTGTTGACTCTATGACAGGTCAGGATGCTATTAATGTTGCAGATAGCTTCAACGAACAACTTGATGTATCAGGTGTTGTGTTGACGAAGCTGGATGGTGATACGCGAGGTGGTGCAGCTTTATCCATAAAAGCTGTCACAGATAAACCAATTAAATTTGCTGGTGTGGGTGAAAAAACAGATGACTTTGAAGCATTTCATCCAGAGCGAATGGCATCGAGAATTCTTGGTATGGGAGATGTTTTGTCGTTAATTGAAAAAGCGGAGACAAACGTCGATGAGAAGCAAGCAAAAGAATTAGAAACGAAAATGCGTAATGCCTCATTTACCTTCGATGACTTTTTAGAGCAAATGGGACAGGTGAAAAATATGGGGCCATTAGATGATTTAATGGCGATGATCCCTGGAGCAGGAAAAATGAAAGGTCTGAAAAATGCGCAATTGGATGAAAAGCAACTCGTACATGTTGAAGCCATTATCCAATCCATGACGAAGAAAGAGCGTCAGGAGCCAAGTATTATGAATGCTAGTCGTAAAAAACGTATCGCTAAAGGGTCAGGTACATCTGTTTCTCAAGTGAATCGATTGCTGAAGCAATTTGAAGAAATGAAGAAAATGATGAAGCAAATGACCGGCACTCAGAAAGGTAAGAAAGGCAAAGGTATGAATCTTCCATTCATGTAA
- a CDS encoding KH domain-containing protein, which translates to MKALIETIVTSLVDHPEDIVVSESEEDTKIVYHLTVNQDDVGKVIGKNGRIAKAIRTVVYASKTDAEKRIYLDIM; encoded by the coding sequence ATGAAAGCCCTAATTGAAACTATTGTTACATCCTTAGTTGATCATCCTGAAGACATCGTTGTGAGTGAATCAGAAGAAGATACAAAAATTGTTTATCATCTTACTGTGAACCAAGATGATGTCGGTAAGGTGATCGGCAAAAATGGACGTATTGCAAAGGCTATCCGAACAGTAGTTTACGCTTCTAAAACGGATGCTGAAAAGCGAATTTATTTGGATATTATGTAA
- a CDS encoding YlqD family protein → MKIIKKVLIKQVITEKSKEKLQKNFSESKIRLEQECQRLRFEQRKLENKAEVSKQDIAKRFQREINKRKEKMQLADFKIEQLDVLELGSEITEKEVEALVEVGIGSHWDEIMGERAIVIKDDFVIRIDN, encoded by the coding sequence ATGAAAATAATAAAGAAAGTACTAATCAAACAAGTTATCACAGAGAAAAGCAAAGAGAAATTACAAAAAAATTTTAGTGAATCAAAAATACGACTTGAACAAGAGTGTCAACGACTGCGATTTGAACAACGAAAGCTAGAAAATAAAGCAGAAGTATCCAAACAAGATATTGCGAAGCGTTTTCAGCGGGAAATAAATAAACGTAAAGAAAAAATGCAGCTTGCAGACTTTAAAATCGAGCAGTTAGACGTGCTTGAACTTGGTAGTGAAATAACGGAAAAAGAAGTTGAAGCTCTTGTTGAAGTGGGTATTGGATCACATTGGGATGAAATTATGGGGGAAAGAGCGATTGTAATCAAAGACGATTTTGTAATTCGAATAGATAATTAG
- a CDS encoding putative DNA-binding protein, with the protein MLEKTTRMNYLFDFYQALLTLKQRNYMEMYFIEDYSLGEISELNLVSRQAVYDNIKRTETILESYEQHLHLYDKFKKRTSLIDEMEKTVSTKGDNDDLLKMINQLKELD; encoded by the coding sequence TTGCTCGAGAAAACAACTCGTATGAATTATTTATTTGATTTTTATCAAGCATTGCTGACACTCAAACAGCGAAATTATATGGAAATGTATTTTATAGAGGATTATTCACTGGGTGAAATTTCCGAATTGAATTTGGTTTCAAGACAAGCTGTGTATGATAATATTAAGAGAACCGAAACAATTCTTGAATCCTATGAACAGCATTTACATTTATATGATAAGTTCAAGAAACGTACCAGCCTTATAGATGAAATGGAGAAAACTGTTTCGACTAAGGGTGATAACGATGATTTGTTGAAAATGATTAATCAACTAAAAGAATTAGATTAG
- the rpsP gene encoding 30S ribosomal protein S16, protein MAVKIRLKRMGSKRNPFYRIVVADSRSPRDGRAIEQIGTYNPVVNPIEIKLDEEKALDWMTKGAKPSDTVRNLFSKEGIMKKFHDQKNQ, encoded by the coding sequence ATGGCAGTTAAAATTCGTCTAAAACGCATGGGATCTAAAAGGAATCCATTTTACCGTATTGTTGTAGCTGATTCACGTTCGCCACGTGATGGACGTGCTATCGAACAAATTGGAACATATAACCCTGTAGTTAATCCAATTGAAATTAAACTAGATGAAGAAAAAGCGCTTGACTGGATGACAAAAGGCGCTAAACCAAGTGATACAGTACGAAACCTTTTCTCAAAAGAAGGCATCATGAAGAAATTTCACGACCAGAAAAACCAATAG